The following coding sequences are from one Rutidosis leptorrhynchoides isolate AG116_Rl617_1_P2 chromosome 11, CSIRO_AGI_Rlap_v1, whole genome shotgun sequence window:
- the LOC139875894 gene encoding uncharacterized protein: MICVKCKRYEHLAKDCKIETNICYGCGKTGHYRRDCANSDKTTEPAKGRVFNINSIEARDAPKLVTGMFLFDNHHAYVLFDSGADRSFVSKDFCYNIKNLIPSLENLYSIELGNTNLMKADQIYRGCTLNLAGKYFSTDVIPIKLGSFNLVVGMYWLSNNRADVVSYQKAI; the protein is encoded by the coding sequence ATGATTTGTGTTAAGTGCAAGAGGTATGAACACTTGGCGAAGGACTGTAAGATTGAGACAAATATCTGTTATGGATGTGGTAAGACTGGTCATTATAGGAGGGATTGCGCTAATTCGGACAAGACTACCGAGCCTGCTAAAGGTAGAGTGTTCAACATCAATTCAATCGAAGCTCGTGATGCTCCGAAGTTAGTCACAGGTATGTTCTTATTCGACAATCATCATGCTTATGTACTTTTTgattctggtgctgatagaagttttgtGTCTAAGGATTTTTGCTATAATATTAAGAATCTTATACCATCGTTAGAAAacttgtactctatagaactagggaacaCTAATCTAATGAAAGCTGACCAAATTTATCGTGGGTGTACATTGAACTTAGCTGGGAAATATTTTAGTACTGATGTGATACCGATAAAACTAGGAAGTTTTAACCTAGTGGTCGGAATGTACTGGTTATCTAATAATAGAGCCGATGTCGTCTCCTACCAGAAAGCTATTTGA